The Entelurus aequoreus isolate RoL-2023_Sb linkage group LG03, RoL_Eaeq_v1.1, whole genome shotgun sequence genome contains the following window.
CTCCAGCTCGTAGCCCCCGCCTCGACTGGCCGGCCGCACCTGGCTGGAGGTTTTCTTGTGCTCCAGGATCTGCTGGAGCTGGTGGCCGGCGTACTCCGGCTTGGCGGTGAGCGGCCCGCCGGGGACCTCTATGCCCAGGATGTCGCCGACCATGTAGGGGCGGAGCCAGCCCACCAGCGGCGTGCTGCCAGGGGTGTAGTGAGTCTGGCGGTGGTAGAAGAGAAGACCGTCCACCTGGCGGAGAGAGCAGGCGTTCACAGTGAATCCaaaaacctttttatttttaatcccAACATGGGTGCAGTGGGACGACACAGGAAGGAGTCCAAAAGTTCTCACGCTGAAGCTGTAGTCGGCCGCCAAAGCTTTCTGGATGGATGAAGCCGTGCAGTCTGTGCTGTGGAGGCTCACGAAGCGGAACTGTTGAAGCAAACAAGGCACTGTTAGCGAGCAGCCTACTTCCTGGTTCAAGGAGGACGCCATAAGACTGAAAAATGTATCACGACATAAGTGTTTTATGTCGATAATAATtgatatttttatattaaatgtcaacatttttactTCCTATGATTATAATCCACTCAGCTatcgaggcagaaaggaaaggaaatgtcaacacaagcatggaaaacactcaaacaatgtaaacacaattctaagatcacattaaaaaaaatgaatacaactcGTAAAttaaaggtgcaaaaataaggaatatgtaagaagtgTTTAATAAAGTGTATCAAATTAGTACAaattgtgaaaatgtaaaccgagaaacctgagaagaactattttctgcatgtTTAGTgccggctgtgctctaaagggtgagccagatggatggatggattgtaatCACAATTAAATACCAAATTATTTACCATcataaactcaactttaaatatagtaaaaaaataaaaacagatatcaattagtaacgaataaaccacagcaagtaaaaaaaatgaaaaaaggggcaaaaacaatacatttaaataagaCTAACAATGTAAAAAATAACATATCGTTttgtttaattctttttttttcttttttttacttgttacacttacaaaacccaaaaccagtgaagttggcacgtcgtgtaatttgtaaataaaaacagaaaacaatgaattgcaaatccttttcagatataggttgaaaaagatatatatatatatacacacacacacacacacacacacacacacacacacacacacacacacacacacacacacacacacacacacacacacacacacacacacacacacacacacacacacacacacacacacacacacacacacacacacacacacacacacagtcgtggtcaaaagtttacatacacttgtaaagaacataatgtaatgtttttgtgacaagcaCATCTATCAAAAAAGAACCGTTTttaattgaatatatatatatacacacacacacacacacacacacacacacacacacacacacacacacacacacacacacacacacatatatatatatatcaatcaatgtttatttatatagccctaaatcacaagtgtctcaaagggctgcacaagccacaacgacatcctcggtacagagcccacatacgggcaaggaaaaactcaccccagtgggacgtcggtgaatgactatgagaaaccttggagaggaccgcatatgtgggtaaccccccccccccccccaccccccccctctagggagaccgaaagcaatggatgtcgagtgggtctgacataacattgtgaatatatatatatatatatacacatacacacagtatatggagagagttttgcatttttcccatcatgctttataatggatttaaatgggtttgatgatgacatttttgtggtgcatttttataatgtccacaaagtttcgTGAACAGGTTGTGTTATATgtaaccatgtctgttgacattttatgctggttggattttttaaattttttatttctttgcaCCATGAccaggaaggttgtttgcattgggtcgtataagtaaaATGCAGCGCATATTTTCATTCTCGTcataattaaaggtcattgacctggACTACTCACATTTTATACTAGATGGCGACATAACATCAGCAACAAAATTGTTAAGACTATTAAAACGACCTTAATCTCCCTTTGGGCCCCacacaattcgattcgattcaattcttgggggtaatgatttaATTcagaacgattctcgattcaaaatccatacttttttaataacatttgatgctcgttctatgattaactacattcctccattatatagataaacagctctgatcaatttctatattacttgacAAAAAACTTGTtgtgtttaataaaatgcttcccaaacatttaataaagtcaaatacaaataataataaaaaataaaaattttaatcgattaagaatcgttacaaataagaattgcgattattCTATTCAGTCACTATTGTGACTGGTATGCATTAAACATTGTAGAAggaaactttttaaaaatagtaAACATTGGACCTTTTAAGGTTTATTCTATTTATCCAATATGGACTACCGCGACTGAAGACAACTCACAGGGTTCCGTTTGGCGATCTCCGACAGGCCCTCCGTCTCCTGGACTTTGGACTGCAGCCAGTAGAAGCGGAAATCGGTCTGTCGATGAGAAAACAAGCCGTGTAAACACGAAAGGAAGAGGGAACATGGCAAGAGAAAACATCTGCGCTCCAGACTCTGCTAACTCAGCTATTAGACAAACATTCCCGCAGGATCCGGGTAGGCCGTCTCACCGGGCAGTCGTAGACCGGGTGGCCTCTCCAGCACATGACGTCCAGCATGTAGAAGGTCCTGTCCACCTCGCTGTAAATACAGTCCAGGATGGTGTAATCTACATGGACGACATCCATCATGTGACTTTTGTTCTTCTCTCAGAAGGAACTTCAAAGTGGGATTTTGCTCAACATCAGAGGCACTAAGATTACAAGTTGTGGTATTTCTGGTGGGCTAAATTACATTCAGGTGGTGCATTACCAGCCGTTTAATCTCGAGCAGGGGGAATTTCCACACAACGTTTCTGAGAAAGacggaaatgacatttttttgggtGTATTTCATCGTTTTAAAAAGGACGCTACCTTTTCCCATGGCCGAGTTGTGGCGGTTCCCACCAGGCAGCAGGGAGGGGAAGCGGTTCACACAGTAGCCGCTTTTCGTGTACGCCGCAGTGGAACCCTGCAGACACATTCCCAGGTCATCCCTTTCCTGTGTGGCTCCTTAGCCGAGCCAGGTGGTCGTCTTGTTGTGACGCACGTTTCCCCCTTACCTTGGAGGCAACGATGAGGGATCTTTTCCCCACGGGACAGACCACCATCAGCCAATCAGAGTCCAGCTCTGCCGGGACATCCACCAGCCACTCTGACAGCATCAGCTGAGGAGAGGAGGAAGGCAAACAATGAGGAGGCTTGTTTGTCATCAAAATAAAGGGCAGCACTCCCTCTGCTGGACTAAACTGAGCATTTCGGCTTATCTGCACGATTGgctaagtacaaaccccaaaaccagtgaagttggcacgttgtgtaaatcgtaaataaaaacagaatacaatgatttgcaaatcatttttaatctatattcaattgaatagactgcaaatacaagatatttaacgttcaaactgaaaaactgttattttttgcaaatattagctcatttggaatttgatgcctgcaacatgtttcaaaaaagctggcactagtggcaaaaaagactgagaaagttgaggaatgctcatcaaacacttatttgaaaaaatcccacaggtgaacaggctattagggaacaggtgggtgacatgattgggtataaaagcagctgccgtgaaatgctcagtcattcacaaacaaggatggggcgagggtcaccactttgtcaacaaatgcgtgagcaaattgtccaacagtttaagaacaacatttctcaacgagctgttgcaaggaatttagggatttcaccatctacggtctgtaatatcatcaaaagtttcagagaatctggagaaatctctgcacataacattgaatgcccttgaccttggatccctcaggcggtactgcatcaaaaagcgacatcagtatgtaaaggatatcaccacatgggctgaggaacacttcagaaaaccactgtcagtagttACAGTCTGTacctatatctgtaagtgcaagttaaaactctactatgcaaagcgaaagccatttatcaacaacacccagaaacggcgcctGGTTTAAGGTTTTGTAGATTAATGTGTCTTCAATATGAAAGCATTTTTTTAACATTGGATTTAtgcaactgatttttttttttttttttatacattaaattatgttgacattttcattgaataacatttaaaaaaataatttagttaaaatacagtgttaaaaaaaaaagaatagtctaaaaaaatcattgtataagAATTCAGTTCAGAAATACTGGATGCTTCGAactcaagacccacttccggtaaattaagactgaagcaatcgatccagtCGATCCAAATTAAGACTTAGGCAATCGATCCAGTGaggtgcttcagtcttaatttaccggaagtgggtcttgagtttcgaagcagtgtgtgaatgggtgaatgtggaaaaggtgtcaacgcgctttgagtaccttgaaggtagaaaagcgctatacaagtataacacatttaccatttaccaacgAACGTTTCTGCACTAAATTTTAATACCCtaaaaatggatgaatgggtgattttttctgcaccaaatttttttatactgaaattttctgcactgaattttatacacagattttctttttgcactgaatttttctttttaaagtgattttttaAACACCCAACTTTTGCTCACAATTTTGTATATAATTAAGTTGTCAGCATaacttgatgtaaaaaaaattcagttcacaaaactcaaacgcaaaaaaatatgttccataaattcagtgtccataAAAAGcattcgtaataaagacaccaaTTAACCTCTATAATTGGCCTTTTCCAGCAAATGACTTTCTTCAAGCATTACAataaagcagggatgtcaaactcgttttcattgagggccacatagcagttatggctgccatcagagggctgcTTGTTACAGCGAATAaaatatgaatttgcctctggatttcattattaattatatatatatttttaaaaagtagacTATCGAtactacagtaaaaactttacatttacaaaattttacagtaaaattgtgttgtttttatttcttacaacattgtacggtaaatataaaaacagtaccacggttttgttttgatttttatacggaaaaagctggcagcttagttgctagaattttactattaaattgacattggtttttacaacattattttgttaatggaaaaacagtacaacttCTTTTTTTATTCTAGCAACTtatctgccagtttttctaccgtaaaaacaaatgtacagtctttccatttacagtaatacaccgttaaaaacaagattttacagtaaaaaattggcagctcagtcaacagaattttaatgcaaaaaaatttaatttttttcaatttacagtaatatgctgtaaagaacaccgtaaaatgcATTGTCATTTTTATCgattttgatgggtagtttgctgtaaaatcctaagtcaagcagatatttaagtatttattttcatttagacaaaaagtatgataatatactttaatattgttgcaataatggaaacTAATAAAgtataaaaggcatgcaatttcaagcagtacatatatttttttctgtcaaaatgaaaaaaatcaattacatttagtgagaaaatattaagtactttattgacacacatcatttccaggtgtttgcgggccagataaa
Protein-coding sequences here:
- the snupn gene encoding snurportin-1; translated protein: MDDLTRALSASFAVSKEPNSTAAPHPRLSQYKRKYSVLEQSERRRRFLELQKIKRLNYVNHVRRLANGDWAGSDSDGEQDMENQQQEKEGKGEQDVKADEEEMEIERRKLPKHYANQLMLSEWLVDVPAELDSDWLMVVCPVGKRSLIVASKGSTAAYTKSGYCVNRFPSLLPGGNRHNSAMGKDYTILDCIYSEVDRTFYMLDVMCWRGHPVYDCPTDFRFYWLQSKVQETEGLSEIAKRNPFRFVSLHSTDCTASSIQKALAADYSFSVDGLLFYHRQTHYTPGSTPLVGWLRPYMVGDILGIEVPGGPLTAKPEYAGHQLQQILEHKKTSSQVRPASRGGGYELEHLSTPDREHDHAPDCFNHKPIQEAQMEN